The Pedobacter mucosus genome window below encodes:
- a CDS encoding DinB family protein — MKSETEIIVAELIKLLKGGGAHVGLQDATKDVPFHLLGERPHQLPYSIWQLTEHIRIAQWDMLEFSKDANYKSIKWPDDYWPKETSPTDETIWNNTLFEIERDLNEFILMIQNQNIFDPILHGNGQSILREALQVADHNAYHIGEIIVIRRLLGAWK, encoded by the coding sequence ATGAAAAGCGAAACCGAAATAATTGTTGCTGAATTGATTAAACTGTTAAAAGGTGGCGGTGCGCATGTTGGTTTGCAAGATGCGACAAAGGATGTACCATTCCATCTATTAGGAGAAAGGCCGCATCAGCTTCCTTACAGTATATGGCAATTAACAGAACATATTAGAATTGCCCAGTGGGATATGCTAGAATTTAGCAAAGACGCCAACTACAAATCAATTAAATGGCCAGATGATTATTGGCCAAAAGAAACTTCGCCAACAGATGAAACCATTTGGAATAACACCTTATTTGAGATAGAAAGAGATTTAAATGAGTTTATTCTGATGATTCAAAATCAAAACATTTTTGATCCTATTCTCCATGGTAACGGGCAGAGTATTTTAAGAGAAGCTTTACAAGTTGCAGACCATAACGCTTACCATATTGGAGAAATTATTGTGATTAGGCGGCTATTGGGCGCATGGAAATAA
- a CDS encoding ferritin: MKDLMRIKSLISQDIETLLNQQIKKEAHSSSLYLSMSSWCDQNGFDYSADYFAKQSEEERVHQLKLFKYVLDMGGNAISPEIMGIKSDFISFREVFEDALEAEISITQSFKNIYARCQKEMDFVTMEFLNWFLKEQREEEYKARRALELFEVIGEEGTGRWEIDKHVNKITYSEQ; this comes from the coding sequence ATGAAAGACTTAATGCGAATTAAAAGTTTAATATCTCAGGATATTGAAACCTTATTAAATCAGCAAATAAAAAAAGAGGCACACTCTTCATCACTATATTTATCTATGTCATCTTGGTGCGATCAAAACGGTTTTGATTATTCTGCCGATTATTTCGCAAAGCAATCTGAAGAAGAAAGGGTTCATCAACTGAAACTATTTAAATATGTTTTAGATATGGGTGGAAATGCGATTTCACCAGAGATCATGGGAATAAAAAGCGACTTCATAAGCTTTAGAGAGGTTTTTGAAGATGCATTAGAAGCAGAAATTTCCATTACACAAAGCTTTAAGAATATTTATGCAAGATGCCAGAAAGAAATGGATTTTGTAACAATGGAATTTCTAAATTGGTTCTTAAAGGAACAACGTGAAGAAGAATACAAAGCCCGTAGAGCACTAGAATTGTTTGAAGTTATAGGCGAAGAAGGAACTGGAAGATGGGAAATTGATAAGCATGTAAACAAAATCACTTATTCTGAACAATAA
- a CDS encoding mercuric reductase has translation MRHFDAIIIGAGQAGTPLAKKLAESGKKTAIIEKRIVGGTCINDGCTPTKAMIASAKAAHQARNAGDLGVIIGDVKVDLKKIKKRKDEIVDSFRSSSEKGIATTENLELIMGEAVFTSPKTVSINLKEGGTEEVSADWIFINTGAKTIIPDIEGIKTIDYLTSTSILDLEEVPEHLVVIGGNYIGLEFGQMYSRFGSKVTVLEKSTRLLSREDEDIAEELTKILTEEDIEILTDSQVNKITKTNEEIVIELDVKGKSSTLKCSHVLVAVGRKPQTETLQLDLAGVEMDEKGNILVNDKLETNVAGVYALGDVKGGPAFTHIAYNDYTIVYRNLIEGTNYSIKERPIPYCMFTDPQLGRVGISEIEAKKQGLNFKVAVLPMAQVARGIETGQTKGMMKAIVDADTKQILGASMLAAEGGEIMSILEMAMEGGITYDQIRYCVFAHPTYAESLNNLFMKITD, from the coding sequence ATGAGACATTTCGATGCAATCATTATTGGTGCAGGCCAAGCAGGTACGCCCTTAGCAAAAAAACTTGCTGAATCAGGAAAAAAAACAGCGATTATAGAAAAAAGAATAGTTGGCGGCACTTGTATAAATGATGGCTGTACACCAACTAAAGCAATGATCGCCTCTGCAAAAGCGGCTCATCAAGCTAGAAATGCCGGAGATTTAGGCGTAATTATTGGCGATGTAAAAGTTGATTTAAAAAAGATAAAAAAACGAAAAGACGAGATTGTAGATAGTTTTAGATCATCAAGTGAAAAGGGAATAGCAACAACGGAAAATTTAGAACTCATTATGGGTGAAGCCGTTTTCACTTCGCCTAAAACTGTAAGTATTAATTTGAAAGAAGGTGGAACTGAAGAGGTTTCTGCAGACTGGATCTTTATAAATACAGGTGCTAAAACCATTATTCCTGATATTGAAGGAATTAAAACAATTGATTACTTAACATCAACCTCCATTTTAGATTTAGAAGAAGTACCTGAGCATTTAGTCGTTATTGGTGGAAATTATATAGGCTTAGAATTCGGACAAATGTATAGTCGCTTTGGAAGTAAAGTTACTGTATTGGAGAAATCTACTCGTTTATTATCAAGAGAAGATGAAGATATTGCAGAAGAGTTAACAAAAATTTTAACTGAAGAAGATATCGAAATTTTGACTGATTCGCAGGTTAATAAAATCACAAAAACCAATGAAGAAATTGTGATTGAGCTTGATGTTAAAGGAAAAAGTAGCACTTTAAAATGTAGTCATGTTTTAGTTGCAGTAGGTAGGAAGCCGCAAACTGAAACACTTCAGTTAGATCTCGCGGGAGTTGAAATGGATGAGAAAGGCAATATTTTAGTGAATGATAAATTAGAAACCAACGTAGCTGGCGTTTATGCTTTAGGCGATGTTAAGGGCGGTCCGGCGTTTACCCATATTGCCTACAACGATTATACGATTGTTTATCGGAACCTGATTGAGGGTACAAACTACAGTATTAAAGAGCGGCCAATTCCTTATTGCATGTTTACTGATCCACAGCTTGGAAGAGTCGGAATTTCAGAAATTGAAGCCAAAAAACAAGGTTTAAATTTCAAGGTTGCTGTTTTACCAATGGCCCAAGTTGCCCGTGGAATTGAAACTGGCCAAACCAAAGGAATGATGAAAGCAATTGTTGATGCTGATACCAAACAAATTTTAGGTGCATCGATGCTGGCTGCAGAAGGAGGAGAGATTATGTCTATCTTAGAAATGGCAATGGAAGGTGGCATTACTTATGACCAGATTAGATATTGCGTATTTGCTCATCCAACTTATGCTGAATCTTTAAATAATCTGTTTATGAAAATAACCGATTAA
- a CDS encoding GAF domain-containing sensor histidine kinase — translation MITPNLPDNEKERLSALENYGVLNDEQEHEFDDLTKLAAEICQTPVALVTILGAEKQWFKSKVGTALSGSPKEIAFCAHAINHPEIMVVNDARKDERFHDNPLVTGDPNIVFYAGVPLINPEGYALGTICVIDHEEKGLTDNQLNALRILGKQALHQLELRKKVRELEAANEALAEANSFIEKFARRAAHDIKNPLTSIIISADSLQKKLTSDGDERSVRLVNIALRSARNLVNYVNDMLDYSKAPSILLASQETFELSELIEKILPMLNIPDGYKVDFPKTGTIKSSKIAFEQILLNLFSNAVRYNDKKEPTILLDFKEDKNKYYIALSDNGIGIPKSDLEKIFQEGYTSTEKDRFNKRGNGLGLDAVNSLIKKMHGKINASSILGTGTTISFSLPKSN, via the coding sequence ATGATCACTCCAAATCTCCCTGATAACGAAAAAGAAAGACTTTCTGCATTAGAAAATTATGGAGTTTTAAATGATGAACAAGAGCACGAATTTGACGACTTAACAAAATTAGCCGCTGAGATTTGTCAAACACCAGTTGCTTTGGTTACCATTTTAGGTGCTGAAAAACAGTGGTTTAAATCTAAAGTTGGTACGGCATTATCTGGTTCTCCAAAAGAAATAGCTTTCTGCGCACACGCAATAAACCATCCTGAAATTATGGTAGTTAATGATGCTAGGAAGGATGAACGATTTCATGATAATCCATTAGTAACTGGCGATCCAAATATTGTTTTTTATGCTGGTGTACCCCTAATAAACCCTGAAGGATATGCTTTAGGGACCATTTGTGTAATAGATCATGAGGAGAAAGGTTTAACTGATAACCAGTTAAATGCACTTAGAATTTTAGGTAAACAAGCACTTCATCAACTCGAACTAAGAAAAAAAGTTAGGGAATTGGAAGCCGCAAATGAAGCTTTGGCCGAAGCCAATTCTTTTATCGAAAAGTTTGCCCGTCGTGCCGCACATGATATCAAAAATCCATTAACCAGTATCATTATATCAGCAGATTCATTACAAAAAAAGCTAACTAGTGATGGTGATGAGCGTTCTGTTCGATTAGTTAATATCGCATTGCGCTCGGCCAGGAATTTAGTAAACTATGTCAACGATATGCTTGATTATTCAAAAGCTCCATCAATTCTGCTTGCAAGTCAGGAAACTTTTGAACTCAGTGAATTAATAGAGAAGATATTACCTATGCTAAATATTCCTGACGGCTATAAAGTAGATTTTCCAAAAACTGGAACAATTAAAAGTTCAAAAATTGCATTTGAACAAATTCTGCTTAACCTATTTAGCAATGCCGTTCGCTATAATGACAAAAAGGAGCCTACAATATTATTAGATTTTAAGGAGGATAAAAATAAATACTACATCGCCTTAAGTGATAATGGAATTGGCATTCCGAAGAGTGATTTAGAAAAAATATTTCAGGAAGGGTATACTTCAACTGAAAAGGACCGATTTAATAAACGAGGAAACGGATTAGGCTTAGATGCCGTAAACAGCCTCATAAAAAAAATGCATGGTAAAATCAATGCTTCATCAATTCTAGGTACGGGTACAACTATTTCTTTTAGTTTACCAAAATCAAATTAA
- a CDS encoding VOC family protein produces MFKNSKAFSGFSVDDLQKAKEFYSNILGLEVVDNHMGLLNLHILGSNNLLIYPKPNHIPATYTVLNFPVADIDEAVRQLTNKGVKFEMYDTDHIKTDENGISRGKPSVAWFRDPAGNILSVIQLEEE; encoded by the coding sequence ATGTTCAAAAACTCAAAAGCATTCAGTGGATTTTCGGTAGATGATCTGCAAAAAGCTAAAGAATTTTATAGTAATATTCTTGGGCTTGAAGTGGTTGATAACCATATGGGACTTTTAAATTTACACATTTTAGGGTCTAATAACCTATTAATTTATCCAAAGCCCAATCACATTCCGGCAACTTACACGGTATTAAATTTCCCAGTTGCAGATATAGATGAAGCGGTTAGGCAGCTCACCAACAAAGGTGTGAAATTTGAAATGTACGATACAGATCATATCAAAACAGATGAAAATGGAATTTCAAGAGGTAAACCAAGTGTTGCCTGGTTTAGAGATCCGGCCGGAAATATTTTATCGGTTATACAACTTGAAGAGGAATAA
- a CDS encoding PAS domain-containing sensor histidine kinase: protein MSTYNKLSDSQLLEILALSADPIAIYIGEDIIIQSANNAMLKAWGRDKQVIGKSLIDALPEISNQPFFGMLQKVWHTGIDDIGKAIKADLFVDEKLSTYYFDYSYLAIKNSDGNVYAIMHTAKDVTEKVLSLEVLQKAREKEEAFLREQALNEELATSNEALHNAQEHLHKLNVDLEDRVQIRTAALTKSESRLRYLLADAPIAIAVFTSEELIIESANKKVLEAWGKTAEIIGKPLGMALPELVGQSFLPILKEVFRSGEPYFGNEIKALLEQNGKIEEVYCNFVYQPIKDEKGNTSSIMLTANLVTEQVLARHNIQQLNEELSVINEELSESQEKLLAMNRDLKASETRLDQILSELPTPVVVLLGENQVVSNPNNSILQFWKKTREEVVGKPMLSIFPELAEQPFPKIWKQVYETGDKVIRREKPVYFNNADTGRQLYYVDYYYQPLHDLDGNRIGILATVIDVTDKLEARKMVEQAETKLRFAIDSSQLGTWYIDTQTREFIPSLRLKQIFGFYESEEMDFTAATKLITEEYLDIVVEAVNNAMYKGDKFDMEYTITTLHDRKIKWIRATGKLYEADGSRTANFSGTIQDITERKLEEQRKDDFLSIASHELKTPITSLKGSLQLLNKFRENLSNPIVPKLVDQANGSVVKITNLIDDLLNTTRTNEGQLHLNKTKFSISEMLDTCCNHVRMGGKHDLIVQGDNDLQILADEARIDQVVVNLVNNAAKYAPHSRAIYLIIETLADQVKISIKDNGPGIAAEKIPHLFDRYYRADYSGTQYSGLGLGLYISSEIIKRHGGSIGVDSELGKGSTFWFTIPIS from the coding sequence ATGAGTACTTATAATAAACTTTCAGATAGCCAATTACTAGAGATTTTGGCGCTTTCAGCAGATCCTATTGCCATTTATATTGGTGAGGATATTATTATTCAAAGCGCAAATAATGCGATGCTTAAGGCTTGGGGTAGGGATAAGCAGGTGATCGGTAAATCTTTGATCGATGCATTGCCAGAGATAAGCAATCAGCCATTTTTTGGGATGTTACAAAAGGTTTGGCATACCGGTATTGATGATATTGGTAAAGCTATAAAAGCAGATCTTTTTGTAGATGAAAAATTATCTACTTACTATTTCGATTACTCATACCTGGCAATAAAAAACAGTGATGGAAATGTTTATGCAATTATGCATACCGCGAAAGATGTAACTGAAAAAGTTTTAAGTCTGGAGGTTTTACAAAAAGCGAGGGAAAAAGAAGAGGCTTTTTTAAGAGAACAAGCCCTTAATGAAGAATTAGCCACCTCAAACGAGGCACTCCATAATGCGCAAGAACATTTACATAAACTCAATGTAGATTTAGAGGATCGTGTACAAATACGTACCGCGGCGCTTACTAAATCGGAATCTAGATTGCGCTATTTATTAGCTGATGCGCCTATTGCCATCGCTGTATTTACTTCGGAAGAGTTGATTATTGAATCCGCAAATAAAAAGGTATTAGAGGCTTGGGGCAAAACAGCTGAAATTATTGGTAAGCCCTTAGGTATGGCTTTACCAGAGCTTGTTGGACAAAGTTTTTTGCCTATACTAAAAGAGGTTTTTAGAAGTGGAGAGCCATATTTTGGAAACGAGATAAAAGCATTACTTGAGCAAAATGGCAAAATAGAAGAAGTGTATTGTAATTTCGTTTATCAGCCTATAAAGGATGAAAAAGGAAATACCTCCAGTATTATGCTAACTGCAAATCTGGTTACAGAACAAGTTTTAGCAAGGCACAATATTCAACAATTAAACGAAGAACTTAGTGTTATTAACGAAGAACTAAGTGAATCTCAAGAGAAACTTTTGGCCATGAATCGCGATTTAAAGGCTAGTGAAACGCGACTTGATCAAATTTTAAGTGAGCTGCCTACGCCTGTGGTTGTGCTTTTAGGGGAAAATCAGGTTGTTTCCAATCCAAATAATTCCATATTACAATTCTGGAAAAAAACTCGAGAAGAGGTTGTAGGTAAACCAATGCTTAGTATTTTCCCTGAGTTAGCTGAACAACCATTTCCTAAAATTTGGAAGCAAGTTTATGAAACTGGCGATAAAGTAATCAGAAGAGAAAAGCCTGTATATTTTAATAATGCTGACACGGGAAGGCAGCTATATTATGTAGATTACTATTACCAGCCGCTGCATGATCTGGACGGTAATAGAATTGGAATTCTTGCTACAGTAATTGATGTTACTGATAAGTTAGAAGCCAGAAAAATGGTAGAGCAAGCAGAAACAAAACTTCGTTTTGCTATCGATTCATCACAATTAGGTACCTGGTATATTGATACACAAACCCGAGAATTTATTCCGTCATTAAGATTAAAACAGATATTTGGTTTTTATGAAAGTGAAGAAATGGACTTTACTGCAGCTACAAAGTTAATTACCGAAGAGTATCTTGATATTGTTGTTGAAGCTGTAAATAATGCGATGTATAAAGGGGATAAATTCGATATGGAATATACAATTACGACCCTTCATGATCGCAAAATAAAATGGATTAGGGCAACGGGAAAACTTTATGAAGCAGATGGAAGCAGAACCGCAAATTTCTCCGGAACGATACAAGATATTACTGAACGTAAATTAGAAGAACAAAGAAAAGATGACTTTTTAAGCATTGCTAGTCACGAACTTAAAACTCCAATTACATCTTTAAAAGGTTCTTTACAGCTTCTAAATAAGTTTAGAGAAAATTTATCAAACCCAATCGTTCCGAAATTAGTGGATCAGGCAAATGGAAGTGTTGTAAAAATTACGAATTTGATAGATGATTTATTAAATACGACTCGTACAAATGAAGGGCAACTGCATTTAAATAAAACAAAGTTTTCGATTTCAGAAATGCTAGATACCTGCTGCAACCATGTTCGAATGGGTGGCAAGCACGATTTGATAGTTCAAGGAGATAACGATTTGCAGATTTTAGCTGATGAAGCAAGGATAGATCAGGTGGTGGTAAACCTTGTAAATAATGCCGCTAAATATGCGCCACATAGCAGGGCAATTTACCTCATTATTGAAACTTTAGCAGATCAGGTAAAAATATCGATCAAAGATAACGGACCCGGTATTGCCGCCGAAAAAATCCCACACCTTTTCGATCGGTATTACCGGGCAGATTATAGTGGCACCCAATATTCAGGTCTAGGTTTGGGTCTTTACATAAGTTCTGAAATTATTAAAAGACATGGTGGTTCTATCGGCGTAGATAGTGAATTAGGAAAGGGAAGCACATTTTGGTTTACCATTCCAATTAGTTAG
- a CDS encoding DUF4142 domain-containing protein — MKRFIYVCSIGLATLAFQGCSSGPKDAKESADSLNKTKDTTSNEMATGGIAVDESDSKFATEAATGGMAEVALGKLALEKSTNAQVKEFATMMVNDHGKANAELMTLAQTKNITLPADVDDEHKKKMADLTKLTGANFDKEYVSAMVDGHEKTLKLMQDEAKDGKDAELKTFASNTAPVVQTHLTMIKKIHDSMK, encoded by the coding sequence ATGAAAAGATTTATTTATGTATGCAGCATCGGCCTTGCTACCTTAGCGTTTCAAGGATGCAGCAGCGGTCCGAAAGACGCAAAAGAAAGCGCTGATAGCCTTAACAAAACCAAAGACACTACCTCCAATGAAATGGCAACTGGTGGTATCGCTGTAGACGAATCAGATTCTAAATTTGCTACAGAAGCAGCAACTGGTGGTATGGCCGAAGTAGCCTTAGGAAAACTTGCTTTAGAAAAATCTACTAATGCACAGGTTAAAGAATTTGCAACAATGATGGTTAATGATCATGGAAAAGCTAACGCAGAATTAATGACTTTGGCTCAAACCAAAAACATTACTTTACCAGCTGACGTTGATGATGAGCACAAAAAGAAAATGGCAGATTTAACAAAATTAACTGGTGCTAATTTTGATAAAGAATATGTTAGTGCAATGGTTGACGGGCATGAAAAAACTTTGAAATTAATGCAAGATGAAGCGAAAGATGGTAAAGATGCAGAATTAAAAACCTTTGCAAGTAATACTGCTCCGGTTGTACAAACTCACTTAACTATGATTAAAAAGATTCATGATAGCATGAAATAA
- a CDS encoding alpha/beta hydrolase has protein sequence MKKTIVFIHGMFQNPVSWSKWIEFFQSEGYECIAPAWPYHQGEPEALRNNIPDGLGDLVIDDIITPIETMILNLPEKPIVIGHSVGGLIAQLLLARDTVSMAVAISSVAPNSMITFDWSFFKNAATIANPLKGNDPIPMDLETFKGAFANTLAEDLAETEFEKTATPDSRNVFRSCMSSSADIDMEISHSPLLLIAGTEDLICPASLIEKQQKAYTNENSVTDIKEFAGRSHYICNEPGWEEVAEYVAHWISNHNSLTDVAVESNNISVK, from the coding sequence ATGAAAAAGACAATTGTATTTATACACGGAATGTTTCAAAATCCAGTTAGCTGGAGTAAATGGATAGAATTTTTTCAATCTGAAGGCTATGAGTGCATCGCTCCTGCTTGGCCATACCACCAAGGTGAGCCAGAAGCATTGCGTAATAATATACCAGATGGCCTTGGTGACCTTGTAATAGATGATATTATTACACCAATCGAAACCATGATTTTGAACCTACCAGAAAAACCAATTGTTATCGGCCATTCGGTAGGCGGTTTAATTGCACAACTTCTATTAGCTAGAGATACCGTTAGTATGGCTGTAGCAATAAGCTCTGTTGCTCCTAATTCAATGATAACATTTGATTGGTCTTTTTTTAAAAATGCTGCAACAATTGCAAATCCGTTAAAAGGTAACGACCCGATACCAATGGATTTAGAAACTTTTAAAGGTGCTTTTGCAAATACTTTGGCTGAAGATTTAGCTGAAACTGAATTCGAGAAGACGGCGACTCCAGATAGCAGAAACGTATTTAGAAGTTGCATGAGCAGCTCAGCAGATATTGATATGGAAATTTCTCATTCCCCATTATTATTGATTGCAGGAACAGAAGATTTAATTTGTCCGGCATCATTGATAGAAAAACAACAAAAAGCTTACACCAATGAAAATAGCGTGACAGACATAAAGGAATTTGCTGGCCGTAGTCATTATATATGTAATGAACCGGGTTGGGAAGAAGTTGCAGAATATGTAGCGCATTGGATAAGTAATCATAATTCACTTACTGATGTAGCGGTAGAAAGCAATAATATTAGTGTAAAATAA
- a CDS encoding ABC transporter ATP-binding protein, translating into MIKVERASKHFGETKAVKEISFEVKEQENLVLLGTSGCGKTTTLKMINRLINPDSGIITINGKNIQDANPEILRRSIGYVMQYIGLFPHYTIYENIAIVPKLLKWDKVKTDKRIDELIHKLQLPDNCLKLFPNELSGGQQQRVGLARALVADPPVLLMDEPFGALDNVTRANIQAEFKALEELKKKTIVMVTHDVQEAFELADRICLMDKGEIVQIGTPIELLYKPVNDFSRKFFDGQRLALEFKVISLKDISSFLPNEKVSNRKDISENTSIWTAMEQMRIYGGDQLIIKSSNGSAPKSLNFEQLTSAFNQYQNAMNHG; encoded by the coding sequence ATGATTAAAGTAGAAAGGGCAAGTAAACATTTTGGAGAAACCAAAGCGGTTAAGGAAATATCCTTTGAAGTTAAGGAGCAAGAAAATTTGGTTCTTTTAGGAACAAGTGGTTGTGGAAAAACCACCACGCTAAAAATGATTAATCGCTTAATTAATCCAGATTCTGGCATCATAACCATAAATGGCAAGAATATTCAAGACGCTAATCCTGAAATTCTTAGGCGGAGTATTGGTTATGTAATGCAATATATTGGCCTTTTTCCTCATTACACCATTTACGAAAATATTGCGATTGTACCTAAACTTTTAAAGTGGGATAAGGTTAAAACAGATAAGCGAATTGACGAATTAATTCATAAACTTCAGCTCCCAGATAATTGCTTAAAGCTTTTCCCAAATGAATTAAGTGGCGGACAACAGCAGCGGGTTGGTTTGGCCAGAGCGTTGGTTGCAGATCCGCCGGTTTTATTAATGGATGAGCCGTTTGGTGCGCTAGATAATGTGACCAGGGCTAATATTCAAGCCGAATTTAAAGCACTAGAAGAGCTAAAGAAAAAAACAATTGTAATGGTTACGCATGATGTTCAGGAAGCTTTTGAACTTGCAGATCGCATTTGTTTAATGGATAAAGGTGAAATTGTACAGATTGGAACGCCCATTGAATTATTGTATAAACCTGTAAATGATTTTTCCAGGAAGTTTTTTGATGGTCAGCGGCTTGCGCTAGAATTTAAAGTAATTAGTTTAAAGGATATCTCGTCTTTTCTGCCAAATGAAAAGGTTTCCAATAGAAAAGATATAAGTGAAAATACTTCAATTTGGACTGCAATGGAACAGATGAGAATTTATGGCGGAGATCAATTAATCATAAAATCGTCTAACGGTTCAGCTCCAAAAAGTTTAAATTTCGAGCAGCTTACTAGTGCTTTTAATCAATATCAAAATGCAATGAACCATGGTTGA